Proteins found in one Herpetosiphonaceae bacterium genomic segment:
- a CDS encoding extracellular solute-binding protein, translating to MRQIAFFVSLVLVAAVLAACSTASRLPVEPDATAAPTSTTATGAASAAPTTAATSDPTPTVAATAERTSAPTPTLPNALTLWHSYAADSPAAQILDDLIAQARQAAPDMQIAATSIPGDQIVNRFETEAAAGGGPDLLLASSSGLGRQARAGMLRDLDSAVAPQASRYLPNALDSMRVDGKLYGVPASLTTIALYYNTGTIQNPPRTTDELLSAVKGGARIALIRSTFHNFGFFGAFGGRLFDDSGRCVADAGGFAEALNYLRELKAAGAQFVTSGREAEALFKEGQVDLAINGSWLLDDFRAALGEQLGVAPMPDGPGGAASPLLGGTGVYVNANTDTFEQATALALALTSQEVQQRFVEQSAFVPSNPGVATADPALASLAEAARASAPYPQRTELDRFWQPFDGALVEVLENNADPVAAVQSACTAMNEANGK from the coding sequence ATGCGGCAGATCGCATTCTTCGTTAGCCTCGTGCTGGTAGCTGCGGTGCTGGCCGCATGTAGCACCGCAAGTCGCCTCCCCGTCGAGCCTGACGCGACGGCTGCGCCGACAAGCACGACAGCCACAGGAGCCGCCAGCGCCGCCCCGACGACCGCCGCGACCAGCGATCCGACGCCGACGGTCGCGGCGACAGCCGAGCGCACGAGCGCACCAACGCCAACGCTGCCCAACGCGCTGACGCTGTGGCACAGCTACGCCGCCGACAGCCCTGCGGCGCAGATCCTCGACGACCTGATCGCACAGGCGCGACAGGCAGCGCCCGACATGCAGATCGCGGCAACGTCGATCCCCGGCGATCAGATCGTCAACCGCTTCGAGACTGAGGCGGCGGCAGGCGGCGGCCCCGATCTGCTGCTCGCGTCCAGCAGCGGACTTGGCCGTCAGGCACGCGCCGGGATGCTGCGCGACCTGGATAGCGCCGTCGCGCCGCAGGCCAGCCGGTACCTGCCGAACGCGCTCGACAGCATGAGGGTCGACGGCAAGCTCTACGGCGTTCCGGCCTCGCTGACGACGATCGCGCTGTACTACAACACGGGAACGATCCAAAACCCACCGCGCACCACCGACGAGCTGCTGAGCGCCGTCAAGGGCGGAGCCAGGATCGCGCTGATCCGCAGCACATTCCACAATTTCGGGTTTTTCGGCGCGTTCGGCGGGCGGCTCTTCGACGATAGCGGGCGCTGCGTTGCCGACGCGGGCGGCTTTGCAGAGGCGCTCAACTATTTACGGGAGCTGAAAGCGGCTGGCGCGCAGTTCGTCACCAGCGGACGCGAGGCGGAGGCGCTCTTCAAGGAAGGTCAGGTCGATCTGGCGATCAACGGCTCGTGGCTGCTCGATGATTTTCGTGCCGCGCTGGGCGAGCAGCTTGGCGTCGCGCCGATGCCGGACGGTCCCGGTGGAGCGGCCAGTCCATTGCTCGGCGGAACAGGCGTGTATGTCAACGCCAACACCGACACCTTCGAGCAGGCGACCGCGCTGGCGCTGGCGCTTACCAGCCAGGAGGTCCAGCAGCGCTTCGTCGAGCAGAGCGCGTTCGTGCCGTCCAATCCGGGGGTAGCGACCGCCGATCCGGCGCTGGCAAGTCTGGCCGAGGCGGCGCGAGCAAGCGCGCCCTACCCGCAGCGCACCGAGCTTGATCGCTTCTGGCAGCCGTTCGACGGCGCGCTCGTGGAGGTGCTGGAAAACAACGCCGATCCGGTCGCCGCCGTACAGAGCGCCTGTACCGCGATGAACGAGGCGAACGGCAAATAA
- the fusA gene encoding elongation factor G, which yields MKPYGPEKIHNVGIFGHAGSGKTTLVEALLFTAHATTRLGRVEDGNTVTDYDPDEKERRQSINLAIAPLEWKDDKINLIDVPGSADYASEVAAAMRVIDGAVIVMDASAGVEVGTEMVWQAAKAANVPVLIFINKMDRENADFDRSVQDAQTTLDGAVIPMQLPIGSQKDFRGIISLRRQRAWMISAKHDGSFEEAEIPADYADRESEMREALVDKIAVTNDTLIEKYLEGGADALTLDELRDGLRVGITTNTIVPVFVGSATAIAGMAQLLDGILDSFPSAARKIANATDLNGDKAIQIHPDTKEPLGALVFKTMVDPHVGKLSLVRVYSGQLQSNSSVYNSRTRKEERIGQLYAIKGKEQTPIHAAGPGDLCAVIKLTETTSGDTLCSPDRPFQLRGIQYPAPAFTAAVKPHSRADQDKMGTALHRVMEEDPSLQVSRDPVTGDTLLSGISETHLQNIADRLKHKFHVSIDLELPRVPYRETIRGKADSTYIHKKQTGGAGQYANVSLRVEPLPPDPNREDPLEFVWEIVGGVISRGFAPAIEKGVREAMQEGLISGSPMVDVRVGVFDGKEHPVDSKEIAFKTAGYQGFRQAVNKAQPALMEPIYELQINVPDQFTGDVMSDLNTRRGRIMGVNSEGNRTTVTAHVPLAECQRYSTDLRSITQGRGTFSMRFEHYEDVPAHLAEQIKEQTQAANTTS from the coding sequence ATGAAGCCCTACGGCCCTGAAAAAATCCATAACGTCGGCATCTTCGGTCACGCTGGCAGTGGCAAGACCACGCTCGTCGAAGCGTTGCTCTTCACCGCCCACGCAACCACCCGCCTGGGCCGCGTCGAGGACGGCAACACCGTGACGGACTACGATCCCGACGAAAAGGAACGTCGGCAATCGATTAACCTGGCAATCGCCCCGCTTGAGTGGAAAGACGACAAAATCAATCTGATCGACGTGCCCGGCTCAGCCGACTATGCCTCGGAGGTCGCGGCAGCGATGCGCGTGATCGACGGCGCGGTGATCGTGATGGATGCCTCGGCGGGCGTCGAGGTCGGCACCGAGATGGTCTGGCAGGCGGCCAAGGCGGCGAACGTGCCGGTGCTGATCTTCATCAACAAGATGGATCGCGAGAACGCCGACTTCGATCGCTCGGTGCAGGACGCGCAGACGACCCTCGACGGCGCGGTGATTCCGATGCAGTTGCCGATCGGCAGCCAGAAAGATTTTCGCGGGATCATCTCGCTCCGCCGCCAGCGCGCCTGGATGATCAGCGCGAAGCATGACGGCTCGTTTGAGGAGGCGGAGATTCCCGCCGACTATGCGGATCGTGAGAGCGAGATGCGCGAGGCGCTGGTCGATAAGATCGCCGTCACCAACGACACGCTGATCGAAAAATATCTCGAAGGCGGTGCGGACGCGCTGACGCTCGACGAGCTGCGCGACGGCCTGCGAGTCGGCATCACCACCAACACGATCGTGCCGGTCTTCGTCGGCTCGGCGACCGCGATAGCGGGTATGGCGCAACTGCTGGACGGCATTCTCGACAGCTTCCCGTCGGCGGCGCGCAAGATCGCCAACGCGACCGATCTCAACGGCGACAAGGCGATCCAGATCCACCCCGATACCAAGGAGCCGCTCGGCGCGCTGGTCTTCAAGACGATGGTCGATCCACACGTCGGCAAGCTGAGCCTGGTGCGAGTCTACTCCGGCCAGCTCCAATCCAACTCCAGCGTGTACAACAGCCGCACCCGCAAAGAAGAGCGCATCGGGCAACTGTACGCGATCAAGGGTAAGGAGCAGACGCCGATCCACGCGGCGGGGCCGGGCGATCTCTGCGCGGTGATCAAGCTAACCGAGACGACCAGCGGCGATACGCTCTGCTCGCCGGATCGGCCATTCCAGCTACGCGGCATTCAGTACCCGGCTCCGGCCTTTACCGCCGCCGTCAAGCCGCACTCGCGCGCGGACCAGGACAAGATGGGCACGGCCCTGCACCGCGTGATGGAGGAAGACCCGTCGTTGCAGGTCAGCCGCGACCCAGTCACGGGCGATACGCTGCTCAGCGGCATCAGCGAGACGCATCTCCAAAACATCGCCGACCGGCTCAAGCACAAGTTCCACGTATCGATCGACCTTGAGCTGCCGCGCGTGCCCTACCGCGAGACGATCCGCGGCAAGGCCGACTCGACCTACATCCACAAAAAGCAGACCGGCGGCGCGGGCCAGTACGCCAACGTCTCGCTCCGCGTCGAGCCGCTCCCACCCGATCCGAATCGCGAAGATCCGCTCGAATTTGTGTGGGAGATCGTCGGCGGCGTGATCAGCCGTGGCTTTGCGCCCGCGATCGAAAAGGGCGTGCGCGAGGCGATGCAGGAGGGCCTGATCTCAGGCAGCCCGATGGTCGATGTGCGCGTCGGGGTCTTCGACGGCAAGGAGCACCCGGTCGACAGCAAGGAAATCGCATTCAAAACAGCGGGCTACCAGGGCTTCAGGCAGGCGGTCAATAAGGCACAGCCCGCGCTGATGGAGCCGATCTACGAGCTCCAGATCAACGTGCCCGACCAGTTTACCGGCGACGTGATGAGCGATCTCAACACGCGGCGCGGGCGGATCATGGGTGTCAACAGCGAGGGCAACCGCACCACCGTGACCGCACATGTGCCGCTGGCCGAGTGCCAGCGCTACTCGACCGACCTGCGCTCGATCACGCAGGGACGCGGCACGTTCTCGATGCGCTTCGAGCACTATGAGGATGTTCCGGCACATCTGGCGGAGCAGATCAAGGAGCAGACCCAGGCGGCAAATACAACCTCCTAG
- a CDS encoding CPBP family intramembrane glutamic endopeptidase: MSSQPFVSAPPAPPVQPRVRWTLADLVLTGLLTIGLSAALLLVLALPGLFGLTLVRDLLNDRPLVLSMIIGGTIYLLAVVATYIVIVRRRRSSWREIGFRMPPLLALLLTPLLFFGQLLVLMVVNVILMTLIGEFENPQIAALTDPRGFSWLNFAFVFIVGAIIAPIVEEIVFRGLLYQWLRTHTSAVAAIVVSGMIFSLVHIYPVVLLPLFAVGVILAAVFEWTKSLWITIVLHFFQNAMAISVFFLLQAYPNLVPQT, encoded by the coding sequence ATGAGTAGCCAACCTTTTGTTTCCGCGCCGCCAGCGCCGCCGGTGCAGCCGCGCGTGCGCTGGACCCTGGCCGATCTTGTGCTGACCGGCCTGCTGACGATCGGGCTGAGCGCCGCGCTGCTGCTGGTGCTGGCGCTGCCGGGTCTGTTTGGTCTGACCCTCGTGCGCGACCTGCTGAACGACCGACCGCTGGTGCTGAGCATGATCATCGGCGGCACGATCTATCTGCTCGCGGTCGTCGCGACCTACATCGTGATCGTCCGGCGACGACGCAGCAGTTGGCGCGAGATCGGCTTTCGGATGCCGCCGCTGCTGGCGCTGCTGCTCACGCCGCTGCTCTTTTTCGGCCAGTTGCTCGTGCTGATGGTCGTCAACGTGATCCTCATGACGCTCATTGGCGAGTTCGAGAATCCGCAGATCGCGGCGCTGACCGATCCCAGGGGTTTCTCCTGGCTCAACTTCGCCTTTGTCTTCATCGTCGGGGCGATCATCGCGCCGATCGTCGAGGAGATAGTCTTTCGCGGGCTGCTCTACCAATGGTTGCGCACGCATACCAGCGCGGTCGCCGCGATCGTCGTCTCAGGCATGATCTTCTCCCTGGTGCATATCTATCCCGTGGTGCTGCTGCCGCTCTTCGCCGTCGGCGTGATCCTGGCGGCGGTCTTTGAGTGGACCAAATCGCTCTGGATCACGATCGTGCTGCATTTCTTCCAGAATGCGATGGCGATCAGCGTCTTTTTTCTGCTTCAGGCGTATCCCAACCTTGTGCCGCAGACATGA
- a CDS encoding carbohydrate kinase family protein, giving the protein MSAVICYGSLIADRVLELPRFPRPGEGMHALGEHLYVGGEPCNVGGHLAAWGVDVVIAGNRLGTDPLGSFVGARLRERLRTTPVVEGAAEVRTPTCYIWTTPDGERTIVPSWPTPTGWMLPGDDLMRVARMVSVSIYGPGMDAMVALARRWQLPLAVADISGPDDSRLPGAAIVATSRTVLEQRHNVREIEAWIEAVHAVSRALVVVSDGPRSVLALAADGRWWSVQPPQIAPVDTTGAGDALKAGLIMGWLHEWPIEEMLRWAIAAASLQCLHRGPCEHPATREEIESLMPTVGVAPW; this is encoded by the coding sequence ATGAGCGCGGTGATCTGCTATGGCTCGCTGATCGCCGACCGGGTGCTGGAGCTGCCGCGCTTTCCACGGCCCGGCGAGGGCATGCACGCCCTCGGCGAGCACCTCTACGTCGGCGGCGAGCCCTGCAACGTCGGCGGGCATCTCGCGGCCTGGGGCGTGGACGTGGTGATCGCGGGCAATCGGCTCGGCACTGATCCGCTCGGATCGTTCGTCGGAGCGCGCCTCCGTGAGCGCCTGCGCACTACGCCGGTTGTCGAGGGCGCTGCCGAGGTTCGGACGCCAACCTGCTACATCTGGACGACGCCCGACGGCGAGCGGACGATCGTACCCTCGTGGCCGACGCCGACCGGCTGGATGCTGCCCGGTGATGACCTGATGCGGGTGGCGCGGATGGTCAGCGTGTCGATCTATGGCCCCGGCATGGATGCGATGGTCGCGCTGGCGCGGCGCTGGCAGTTGCCGCTGGCGGTCGCTGATATTTCAGGACCCGACGATTCCCGGCTGCCGGGCGCGGCGATTGTCGCCACCTCGCGCACCGTGCTGGAGCAGCGGCACAATGTGCGCGAGATCGAGGCGTGGATCGAGGCGGTTCATGCCGTCAGCCGCGCGCTGGTCGTCGTCAGCGACGGGCCGCGCTCCGTGCTGGCGCTGGCTGCCGACGGCAGATGGTGGAGCGTGCAGCCGCCGCAGATCGCGCCCGTGGACACGACCGGAGCCGGTGACGCGCTCAAGGCCGGGCTGATCATGGGCTGGCTGCATGAGTGGCCGATCGAAGAAATGTTGCGCTGGGCGATTGCCGCCGCCAGCCTGCAATGCCTCCATCGCGGCCCGTGCGAGCATCCCGCGACTCGTGAGGAGATCGAATCGCTGATGCCGACGGTTGGCGTGGCTCCCTGGTAG